Within the Eleginops maclovinus isolate JMC-PN-2008 ecotype Puerto Natales chromosome 5, JC_Emac_rtc_rv5, whole genome shotgun sequence genome, the region AAGGTTGTTTCATCACTTCTGGTAAGTTTGGATGAGTTTTAATGAACAGCAGCAGCTACGGTATGTATTTAGGATAAAAATCTAATTAGGTTTTAAATAGAGTTGATGGGATATTACTGCAGTTTCATTATTGTTTGGCAGGcaaacttttaaatgaaaaatcatTAGAGCAGTACATCCTAATAGCACAGGTCAGGCATTGCATACTGAGCTTTTAGTTCATTTCATATtaatttgcacacacacttaaacacacatctGGTGTTAACACACAGCAAGGCATACAGTATGAGATCTTTCTGACAGTGTCTCTCCCTCTGGCTGAGTTATACCTTCTTTAGCTGGAGTGCTTTGCGGAGACTGggtgagagacagagactgagagagagTGGAGCCGTCGTCGGAGGTTAGCTCGTGCTCTCCATCTGCAGGCAGGgcggggaggggagggggtcgAGGGATGGATGAGGGGATTGCAGGGTTGTGTAGAGGGATGAAGTAGTAGGACGACAGCAGGGGTGAGTGGGATGAGAGGTTGGGGAGggggatgaagggagggaggtgaGGGAGTTTGAGAGATTAGTGGTAACACACATGTTAGAATCAGGCCATGCACAGCTGTTTTTAcacaacatttccaaaaatcCTTGCCTGTTCATCCTCACTCgtttttcatgtgtttctcCGATGAGCGTGACAGTAACATTTTATTGAGCTTTAATATCCCACTGATATACACAGATGCCCGGACAGGATTCTTAAGTGCTGTAGGTTTGATTTCCAGAGCAGCTAGCTAGCTCCCGGTGAAACATGCTAACACAAAACCTGCTAAAAAGCTGGTCATGCCTTACATCTTTATTATAAATCTTTAAAGTATGAGGCATCTTCAGGCACTTAGAAAAGGAGAataaatacagctccggaaaaaatgaagagaccaatttttcttaaatctttatctctacatgtacggcagccattccagtgtctgttgaattccaacacagagaaaaattgtcagtagtttatagaatacaataataaaacaagacaaaatgataatgctgaagtggtctcttaattctttctgCGGCTGTATATCAAAAGCTCGAGCTGACCATTATACGTcgatgtgatgtttttttaatgatactGTTAACCAACTTATGTTAAATGAATCATCCTTAACAAGGATTggttaaaaatgaaaaaaaaagcaaattaattagttttgtttttatacgTGAGGATTTTTGCTTCAATGTAGGAGTTTATATAAGATTTATGTCACTGATTCTCTCCTTAATATTTAGAATAAATCTACTTTTGATAGTTTTGCGACATTGATATTAACCATATGACCCTCTCCTAATAGTAAAAAGACTTTCTAAGGGCTTAATTCTCTTACTGTAGAAACAGTTAAAAAAGAGCAATGCCTGGCACCAGGACTCACTAAGCACTTTGGTTTCTGTATCTCTCCCATGATAAAATCAGCTTTTAACACAGCTTTTGTACATAGAGTAAATGTTACAGTCTAGCTCAGCTTGAGCAGCTTCATTAGTTTAAAGAACTGATTTGTGTGAATGAATGACATTCCCATATCACTAACCTAACACATTCATTAGCACATTCAGGCTTACACATAAAATTAGCATCAAAGGACACGGCATATAGAACAGGGTTGCATAACAGCCTGGAGTGTGCAGTGAAAGTGCTAATAGGTTGTGTATCAGATGTTACATGCATAAAGTCAAGTTTTGAAGGGTGAACCCAGTTTGAAGttgcttcatattttattaGACCTGTTGTCACGTTAGAAATGACTTAGACCAATAAAAGTGCACTTCACAGCACTCATGGCTGCAATATGCACCTTTAGACTTCACTACATATGCCAAATAGAATTATATTTGACAATTAGACATAAAAGATTATATACAGGGTGGACTTGACACACCTTATCACAAgcaaaacctgtgtgtgtgtgtgtgtgtgtgtgtgtgtgtgtgtgtgtgtgtgtgtgtgtgtgtgtgtgtgtgtgtgtgtgtgtgtgtggcccagGCATATATCAGGGTATTACAGACGGTCTCCAGCTTGCATCCAGATTGGCCACCGGGGATTGGTGGGGCTGTGGGGGCAATAGTGTCATAGCAACGGGCTCCACTCATGTGGCGGGTGTGAAGGCCTGCTGTCTGTTCGGTCTGCTATCTTAGTCACACCGGCCTCTCAtacagtggacacacacacacacacacacacacacacacacacacagttgcacaTGTAGGTGATCCTATAAACATGCATGAACACATGTGCATGCTGATGTGCgtgcacgtgcacacacacacacacacacacacacacacacacaggtttaagCAGCGACACATTAATCTGGTCCAACGTGGCAGGAGGCTGTGCAGCAGGGGGGCTATAGTGGACAACCCTCCTTCACTTTCTGTTCACTATTGATTTCTCCCGTGACGTGTGGGACAGAGGGCTAATATCATTAGCATTGAatatcccacacacacacacacacacacacacacacacacacacacacacacacacacacacacacacacacacacacacacacacacacacacacacacacacacacacgtggccACAGGGAAGAGAACTTATGTGAAAAGGTAtatagaggtgtgtgtgtgcgtgtgtgtgtaatacCCTAGGCAGGCAGTGTGTTAGAATATGAAAAGGTCCCATGGGGTCGCTGCTAAGGCGACAGTGCTAAAGACCCTGAGATTATATGGAGGTTTGTTGCTAACAAAACTGCTGAGAGACTAcagaaataaagtcaaaatgtagAGTAATCAATCTGCAAATCAAAGTTTAGAGAGCAGGACGAGGAGAAGCCGATTTGCCCCTTTAAAGAAATCCTGATTTGGTTTCAGGCTCAGTTTGAAATCTGCTCCAGCTGTTTTAGCCGATTATGAGTGCTTGAAATTGTCAGATGGTGCTTGTTAACAACTTTAACACGCTTCAGCAGGACGTGCTCACATCTGGAGGTGAGTGTCTCGTCTTTTCTACAGTTGAAAGTCTCCCATACAAATGGAAAAGCTCACCGAACCGAGTATAGTGGGATGAAGCCTGATACTTGTTAGAGTGAGTTATCTGTGAGATTAAAGAGAAACTGAAGAAACCCGGGGCAGAGCGTTGCTTCTCCACTGGGTGCCACTGGGGCCGGGTTAACCACAgtaaaccaaaataaatcaaagttacAGCACACAGCAGAGACACTAGAGTAGGCCCTTTTGTAATTATTGACAGATTACAGGAGACTACTAAGGGGGcttgtttttaaagtaacctGTTAATAAAACAGTGTCCAACCTACTATCCTGGTGTGCGTTGGCACATTGAATTATTTTGGTTTACTGAACATATTTTTTGGAGGCTAGTGAGAAAGTAAATATGATTATTGTAAATTTGacaatattatttgtttaaagaaatgCTTTTTGTGTGGATACCacagatttagtttttaaagagTTGCAATAGAGATACTGTGTGggtaggggggggggatttgtcacagtttaaaaaataatttgactttAGAAGATGATCGCAATAGCAGCAGCTTGTAAAATGGAAACCAAAAATGTAACCatcataaataacaataaatgtaagtaaaatatatatgcaATCTAACAGAAATTGACGTTCACATGATCCATTAAAATCCTAcatataaaaagataaatgcTGCAATTGATTTCTGCCAAAGTATAAACCGATATATTGGCTGATGATATATCAGCAGGGACATCTTTGACGACAGCAAAGCCCGGCTGCTCGCTCAAATCTGGTGACAAATCTCGCCGGCTCTCACTAATCTCTTTCTGCAGTCTTCGAAATTGTGGCTTTACAGAttgattattgattgattgttttaaatctgcacaATAATCTGTCCTTCCAATATCCTTTATATATCGCTAGGGTTATCTGCTGTTCtcgcacgcgcacacacacacacacatacagtcttTGGCTCCGAGTAAAAAgtcactgtctgtgtgtgagtgtgagtgtgagtttgagtgtgtgtgtgtgtgtgcgtgcgtgcgtgtgtacaAGTCCATATGTCTCTCAGTGTGACTGGGTTTGTTGTTTTCAAGTTGAGCGTGAAagatttcaaaatcaaatccaCACACCTATGAACATTTATGAATATCTGCACTGGTGTGTATGAGCTTCCATGTTTTTCCAAGTGTGTGTATTGAAGCGTGTGTGTCGTACCACTGACGCCTAGCTGCCTCCTCTCCACGTTCTTGCGGTACTCGTGCAGCTCCTTCTCTGACAGCTCACTGAAGGGGTTTGGAGGCAGGGGAGCCATCTGCTCCTCCTCCGTGGGCACGTATGGCTGGGGAGGAGACCGGGAGAGGCATGAGCAGGGgagcactcacacacagaatCCACCCGgagtcaaaaacacacatgtacacacgcATATTTACAAACAAATTGCTGTACTCTTCAGAGCAGGAGTACATGCACATGCCGAAAAACAAtccttcttttctcttcctctacaacacacacactttaaacacaatcatacacacacactcccaaagCTGCACAAACCCACTGTGTCTGAGTGGGTCATTACAACCCAACTGAAGCGGCTCATAAAGATAAAAGTGTTGACCACATCACACAGAAGTCATGTTATCACCATCTCTGCACAGACTCTCAACCAATTAGTCTGCAGACCAACATCTTTTTATCAGACTGTGGAAACATGAACACTTCTAAAGCACGAGACGTGTCCCAATGCGTCATACCATCATACTCACGAGACAAGTCACACATGcaacatacaaaaaacacatttcacaacatttatgcttacatttttgtttaaaagtatCTCCTAAGAAATATCATGCTCAGACATATCATCTCTTTTCAAAAACTCGCACGCAGGAAAACAAAGAGTGAAACTTGAAGGAGATTTGGTGAAATTCTGTGTCACTCATCAAACATGACATTGACAAAAACATGCAATGTCTTTCGGTTCTGAATGGGGAAAAAGGTGTGAAATGATTCCACAAAAAAGACACCACTGAAATGGaaaaatttaaaaacacttgtgGATATTTACCAGAAGGTTTATCTGCACCAGATCCTTCAAAACAAGACACCAACCACAGAACCGTCAGCATTGAGAACGTGCGTCTACGCTATTCATGTGTCAGTGTTCATTAAATCTTTCCTGTTGAAACCTTTTGTATGTAACACTATCAACCTAATAGATGTTCCTTTAGCCTTTGCTAAATGTTCTCACTTGCCTCCTCCTGGTGGTGGAGAGGTGTCATCAAACTGTCTTTACTCTTGAGGTAGATGATTAAAGCTCCAACACACCGAAGGAACGCCGACACAGGTGTTTCCACTTGTGTCCAATCAGCCAGAATAACTGAGAACACCTTTGAGTTATTGCTCAATAAAAAACTAATTAGGGAAATGTGCAGTGTTGCGCTAGTGCAGCAGGGAGCCCGAGTGGTATTCAGCAATATACCGGTAcccaaaaaacagacacatactGAACTTACTGGAGAATGACGGATTCCTACTACCTACATGTGTAATGTCAAAGGTTGTAAAGGCTCTGAACcctaacaaaaataaaaacacacttcttaaaaaagatttaaaacgCCATGAAGATCTCATTTTGTGCCTTTATAGTTTTTTGTCATAACTTTAGAAAAGCAGAGGAATAGATAATGTAGAATATTCGTGCCAAAGGAATCAGTTTGGTCTGTTACATCAAACAtttcttcttattatttttgGTGTTACTGGTCAACTGTAGACATTCAGCAAAACCAGACTTGGTGTTAGATTGTGCTTTATTCTAACTCCGAAACTTTTCACAAGTTCTTAAAATGTGATCCCTACCCGTCGCGGTTCATCAATGGGGATGCCTGCAAGGTGCTGAGAACGCGGCCCGGACGTCATCATATCAAATCGGTTCTGCTCTCTTATCTGTGAAAGGACAAAACCCACAATGATATCATCAGGAAAATTAATAGTGacattctttcatttaaaaggGTAAGGGTAATACAAGTCAGTGCTCACTGAGGACCCTTTCACACCTACCTTGTTTGGTGTCTTTTCAAACCTTTCAGTGTGAAACCTCTTGTGGACCAAAAAGCTGAATCCGTCCTGGAGTTAACTAAACAATGTTTGCATTAAATGttaatgcatttattgtatGGTTCAGACTTTTGCAGGACTTACAGACAGTTCTGCAGGCTATAAAACTATAGGAGAAGTGGagctcatttttaaaaagctcagTAAGTAGGGAGTGTTTGGTAGAGTGAGAAAGAGACGGTAGATGCGCTGCGCACAGAGTAGACTGCATGTTGcagaaaaggagaaattaaCACTGAAtggtttcattttgtctttgattAAACACTGCCTCCCCTCAAAACCCACGTACAGTTCTAGTGTCTAAGTATACAATGTAGAGGGGGAGAGCATATCTTCCACCCAGTTGATTAGATCGATCAGGAAACACAGCTCACTTAGGTGATAACTACCAGACATAGATAAATGTCAAGTAtagtttttagaaaatgtaacaaaaaaaggaaagttggTTCAGACTTTCAGATGTGAAAACCTgctgagagaaaagaggaattGGACTCACTTTGTTCCTCTTCTGCTGCACCTCACTGGGATCTGTGTTGAGAGGGACAAACTGATTGGGGTCCTCGATCCGGATTGGGGTTCCAGTCTCTTCAGCCTTCATCCACTTTGGAAAGGAGGCAGTtgaaaacaagtaaaaaactgtaaatatatgtaGGATCTCTCCTGAGACCATTTGCATGAAAGGCCATTTATACAGCACTTTAGATATAGCATTAAGCTAAAAAACTAATAGATTACAAACATGAACCAGTGCAACTCagccaaaataaatgcagttcCTTGTTCAGCCAGTAGATGGCGACCTGGTACTTTGTGTTAACAACAAGTGCACAACCAGTCAAAAACAAAGTACTCTCAAGTACAATAAACTGGATGTCATGCTATGATGAATGTAAATAAACGTGATAAACCCTTAGGAAAGAGGTTCATCAGTTATCTCCAAAACTGAGAAATGAACAAAGAACCTGATGTTTTTCACCTCATcttacacaagcacacactcacCGTGGTGGTCCTGCTGTTGTAGCGCTCCTCCCCGCCCTCCACGTTGACCTTGGTGTAGCTGTTGGGCGAGTTGAGCCAGCGCGTTTTCTCCCTCTGTTGCCGCTGCTGCAGGAACTTGAAGGGCAGCCGCGTGGCACAGTCCCCGTCTTCCTCGAACATAAAAGCTGTGACCGTGGCGGGGATCTCCACCTCGCTCTTGTGCCTTGGCTTCTCTCGCATGATGTGGTGCCTGTACGCGTGACCCGTCCTGTAGCCCTGCAGCAGGAAACAAGATCACAataagtttgttttctttcatataTATTTCGGTTAAAGTGACCAGGGAAAAATCATCCAATGGAGGCTTATTAATACATTATCACTTTTCTGATGTGATTATACAGTCCCCATTTCACCTCTGCTCCATCCTGTTTACCCCACGAGAATTATAAATGGTCTTTAAACGTAGCTCACGTGATTATACACACATAATGATGctttcagtgtttcatttttacaCCAGAAGGGTCACAAGTTAGCATTTGTTCTGTGACTCTTCCTTTCTGTTACGTTTGTCGAGCTGCCAGTTTCACAGTTAGTCaaatggaagagaaagagagaaagagtggtGTGACCACACAGTTCTGGCAGCACAGAGGACGGAGTCAGAGAGCCATTTCCTGTCTAACCTATTCTCTCCATCCCCCTCCACCAGTCATCCGTCTCCTCTTTATTCTcatccttccctctctctcacactcccatgtctcccctctctctctgtcgctgAACCCTCACTTGGTCCTGCTGTTCGTCAGAAAGTTTTTCCAGACTCAGCTTGACAGTGAAGTTCCGTTTAGTCCTTCTCTATTCATGTCAGCACCATTGTCAGAGTTGACCTTTTAACTTGGATTGATCCCCCTTCTTTTTATGCAGAAAGTCAGCTGGGCTGTTCTTTTTACTGCAACATCTTGcctcacattcacacatttaataaggtttttagttttaaacTGGTTGTTAAATAGGGATGTACAGTCCCTACAGTACAGAGTAGGAagtaaaaatgttctctttctCATCACGTTGTCTGGATTTTGCACTGAAAACAAGAGCTTATCAGATACAAATGCTGTGTTTATGAGGTGTCATGAAAAGAGAGGGATAACGCAGGGATGAGCTGTTCAGAGTCTCAACATACCAAGAGGCAGTGACTCaaaagaggagagagcagaACCAAAGAGAAGTAAGTGAGGGGAAGAGAGATGAAAAGTGTTGTATGTGAGAAGGTGACACAAGTAGTGACAAGACTAAGAGACACGATAAGAGGAGCTCAGATGGAGAGAGTAAAGACATTCACCAATGGAAGACACAGCAGCTCTTTGTGTTGATGAAACATTACCGTGTATAATTGTGTCATTCAAATTAAGTCTCTCCCTCCTCAAGCTGTTTCTGAATTGTGCTTACTAAATTACATGTGCTGCCCACACATAGCATTAACCCTAAGCTTTTCTCCTGTATTTActgataatacattttaagtttcTGTAGGGGGCGCTCTTTTACAACTCATGGTACACATGGTATCTAACAAGTCCCTCTTTAGTtgatttcaacaaaaacaagggTGATTTTGATGAGGTTGTGTTACTATTTTCAATGGATTACAAAGCCTTACAGACATTAAGTTTAAGAACATTGTTACAAGTAatgtcaaaaaaaggaaaataaatcttctGAGAAACTTTCCTTcataaaacacagaacagaTGTGAAAATGGTTTATCCTATGAAGTTGCTTAATGACCCTTAGGCATTTTGATAAACAAATAAGTGTTATTTTCCTATTATTTTGCTCGTGTTGAATGTCAGACCGTCTCACTTTGATGTCGGTGGACTCACCAGGTTATCCAGCATTCTCATCAGGGACTCAAACTCCAGCTCGCCACACTTCCACTTGTACTGGCCACACATGTTAATATCTGCAGTGGTCAAGTCATGCGTTGTTGATTTGTACTTCTGTTGGTCCAGCACTATTAGGTTGTCTACGCCGCCAGCACACGAGATGGCCTTTACCTACAATCACAAAGTGAGGACAATGTGAGCCTCCACTGCAGACTGGGgctaataaaatacaaaaaacattgaaaaaggTTTATAGAATTTCATCTGAGACATAATATCATCGATTGAAAGGGACAATATGCAGCATTGGACAGAATTGGGAAACCCCTCAATCTAAAGCAACAGTAGGACCAaggaatatacagtacatggcaTACAACAAGCATGGTGGGGGGATGTATTTATAGAAATTAAGCTGGGCTTGGCAGGATGgattaatgttttcttttgcttgAGCGGGGAGAGTCAATCAGGAGACTTGGTATGCCCTGTAACAGCGAGGAACACAACAACATCTCTAaaatccacacaaacacacgcaagAGTCCAACAGCGGAACACACATACTGTGACAATACCTTTGATAAAAGCGACAATACATCGTGACATTCCTCATAGCAAGTGACGGCATGTCTGATCGCTAATCATATGCTGATGCTAACTGTAGGTATGTGAGAGTATGTTCCTTTGAGTATATTTCAAACTGGATATTATTCAACAATAAATGATATGTAAGTGTATACAGTTAAACTGTCTGTGTTCCTGTTGGATGGATTAAGTTTGGCTTTGTTTCAACCATTTAATCGTTATTTTAGTCCAACTATTTCAACAATCATGCGTTATTTAAAGCTACAATTTTAACCATTTATCTGTCACCTTAAGCTACCATTTCAGCTAAGCTATCTCACAATATTTCTACACCCCTTTTGACCAAAGTACCCCCTAGAGTGAAATTAAACAGCACTCGATAACATATAGCTTttaataatcattattttctcCTGCCTGATCCAGACCTCCTGGAATCCTCTTTATGCTTTCCAACAGGCTAAATATATAGAGGGAAGAACAACATTCTCTGCGTGCTGCGTTGGACCGatatcaacaacaacatttcagcTACTTACGGCCTTCATCACTTTGGGATTGTTTTACAACGTTTCCCACAAGGCAAGAGATTATGACGTATGGAGTGCTGTTTGAATATTAAATAGGGAGATTATATGTAGTGGTGATGCCCTGGATTCCCAAAACAGCAGCAGTTGGATGTGTGTCCCTACCTGGATTTCGCAGGCATATTGGGTATTGTAGATGTAATGAAAGGCCTCTTCAATGGTTTCACCAAGAGCAACCACACCGTGATTCCTCAGCACCAAaacctgtaaacacacacacacacacacacaacattggGATTAGGAATGCCGGAATATCCAATACAACTAGTATTAACTAAAAGAAAATCCATTTTGAGGGTTGGACCAATCAGTGATGTCAACAGAACCTGGAAATTCCCAATTTTGTTGCAGATTTCAATACTATTGAACTCggattattataaaacacatgcaGGGACAAAAATAAGGATTCACATAAGGTAACTGACATCTCAACAGGATGTGCTttttaacacacaaaataaaccccaccctgataataataatgaattgcaatgacaggaaacaaaaacacgAGAGGTGTCTACACATCACCGGCTTACCAACTGTTGTTTCCTGAAATGtttacttcttttcttttgctttgtttCGTTACCTTTGCCGTCGGCCCCAGGGCCTTCTGCAGCTCTCTGCGCTCCTCATGTTCGTCCAAGCTGCCCTGGTAGCTGTAGTAGGCGATGTCACCCAGGATCAAAGACTCCTGGGAAATGGGCAGGATGCCACACTTCATAGATGACACCTTAAGCAGGAGGAATAGGAGAAGAAAGCAGCAGAGACATATGAGAGATAAGAAGATTTgacaagtgttttatttatcgGAGTCTGTTAGATTGCGTCTGTGAACAGGAACTTCACAGTGTAACCTGAACTTACAGCAGCCGTGGCAGGAGTGTGCACATGAATGACGCAGCGGATGTCTGGGCGCATGGAGTAGATGGCAGCGTGGGGGCTGAACCCTGAGGGGTCGATCCTCAGGTTGGTGGAGCCCTGTTCGATCACATCCCCGATGATGTTGACCTTCACCTAGGGAAACAAGGAAAGGAGACAATGTCAGTGAAGGCCTCATGGTGGAGCAGCTGGATTAAAGCCGTTTACTCCAACCGTGTTTTACTTACTTTAAGGAGACGTATTGGGCTTATTTTCAGTTTTGGTGATATGCAGTACAATTTGACATGCTATAATActtaaaaactctttatttttatggCCTTCTTAAAATACTTCATCTTAATTATTTTCCCTCAGCCAGAAACACTGGGTTTTAGCGCCTGTCTCTTTAATTGAAAAAGCatacagtctgctctgattggtcagtgtTTCCACGTCTTTATCATCATTCATCATGATAATTGCAGCCAGAGAACGACCGTTATGATATTGTAGAGCCACTTTCTACCTATTTATGTTTAGACGTGACTTCATAACCTTATGCAAGTCCTGAAGTCTGGTTTGAATGCATAGTTTCTGAATATGGTCTGTATGAAATTCTACATGGATTGAACCTTTTGATACTTTCACAGTTTTTATACAGCACCCAGACGCTCGCTATAATCAAAATAGACTTTGTCTTCAATATATGACCATTTACTGATGCAAAGACACTG harbors:
- the add3a gene encoding adducin 3 (gamma) a isoform X1; translation: MSAENHQGVVTTPPPPSGGTKERYFDRVDVNDPEYIRAKNMSPDLRQDFNVLEQKKRVTQILQSPAFKEELEGLIQEQQRKGNNPTGLLALRQIADFFMASSVAGFNASPLSLGMVTPINDMYGVESTTMVKGEKLIRCKLASLYRLVDLFSWAHFTNSYVTARVSKEQDHILIIPRGLSFAEASASNLVKVNIIGDVIEQGSTNLRIDPSGFSPHAAIYSMRPDIRCVIHVHTPATAAVSSMKCGILPISQESLILGDIAYYSYQGSLDEHEERRELQKALGPTAKVLVLRNHGVVALGETIEEAFHYIYNTQYACEIQVKAISCAGGVDNLIVLDQQKYKSTTHDLTTADINMCGQYKWKCGELEFESLMRMLDNLGYRTGHAYRHHIMREKPRHKSEVEIPATVTAFMFEEDGDCATRLPFKFLQQRQQREKTRWLNSPNSYTKVNVEGGEERYNSRTTTWMKAEETGTPIRIEDPNQFVPLNTDPSEVQQKRNKIREQNRFDMMTSGPRSQHLAGIPIDEPRRPYVPTEEEQMAPLPPNPFSELSEKELHEYRKNVERRQLGVSDGEHELTSDDGSTLSQSLSLTQSPQSTPAKEDNHTGLMNGKEDHGEVDKDLCKRVSQLTTSVESVEITVRSGEKIEEALSPESSPSKSPNTKKKKKFRTPSFLKKNKKKDKLEV
- the add3a gene encoding adducin 3 (gamma) a isoform X2; this encodes MSAENHQGVVTTPPPPSGGTKERYFDRVDVNDPEYIRAKNMSPDLRQDFNVLEQKKRVTQILQSPAFKEELEGLIQEQQRKGNNPTGLLALRQIADFFMASSVAGFNASPLSLGMVTPINDMYGVESTTMVKGEKLIRCKLASLYRLVDLFSWAHFTNSYVTARVSKEQDHILIIPRGLSFAEASASNLVKVNIIGDVIEQGSTNLRIDPSGFSPHAAIYSMRPDIRCVIHVHTPATAAVSSMKCGILPISQESLILGDIAYYSYQGSLDEHEERRELQKALGPTAKVLVLRNHGVVALGETIEEAFHYIYNTQYACEIQVKAISCAGGVDNLIVLDQQKYKSTTHDLTTADINMCGQYKWKCGELEFESLMRMLDNLGYRTGHAYRHHIMREKPRHKSEVEIPATVTAFMFEEDGDCATRLPFKFLQQRQQREKTRWLNSPNSYTKVNVEGGEERYNSRTTTWMKAEETGTPIRIEDPNQFVPLNTDPSEVQQKRNKIREQNRFDMMTSGPRSQHLAGIPIDEPRRPYVPTEEEQMAPLPPNPFSELSEKELHEYRKNVERRQLGVSDNHTGLMNGKEDHGEVDKDLCKRVSQLTTSVESVEITVRSGEKIEEALSPESSPSKSPNTKKKKKFRTPSFLKKNKKKDKLEV